A genomic region of Desulfosarcina ovata subsp. ovata contains the following coding sequences:
- a CDS encoding creatininase family protein has product MIFNLEAIPWTELDRLDRSQALVMIPLSPIEEHGPHLPLGTDIIAAADIAAQAAARLNDEDPQRPVVLSPALPLGCAAITADFPGTLSLRGSTLRAVVCDICRAWVGHGFKNLLICNHHLDPVHMKAILSAIRLNECNLFAYAVIDHDIRY; this is encoded by the coding sequence ATGATATTCAACTTGGAGGCGATTCCCTGGACGGAACTGGACCGGCTCGACCGTTCGCAAGCATTGGTCATGATTCCCTTGAGTCCCATCGAGGAGCATGGACCGCACCTGCCGTTGGGCACGGACATCATTGCCGCAGCCGATATTGCCGCCCAGGCAGCCGCCCGGCTGAATGACGAGGACCCGCAGCGTCCGGTGGTGCTGTCGCCGGCCCTGCCGTTGGGGTGTGCGGCCATCACGGCGGATTTTCCCGGTACCCTTTCCCTGAGGGGGTCGACCCTGAGAGCCGTGGTCTGTGATATCTGCCGGGCCTGGGTGGGTCACGGGTTTAAAAACCTGTTGATCTGCAACCATCACCTGGATCCGGTGCACATGAAAGCGATTTTGTCGGCTATCCGGTTAAATGAGTGTAACCTTTTTGCGTATGCAGTTATCGATCATGATATCAGATACTAA
- a CDS encoding acetyl-CoA hydrolase/transferase C-terminal domain-containing protein has protein sequence MVTEYGVAKLRGKSMRQRALALIDIAHPDFRDELRHAAKQIKII, from the coding sequence GTGGTCACCGAATACGGCGTGGCCAAGCTGCGTGGAAAATCCATGCGCCAAAGAGCCCTGGCGCTGATCGACATCGCCCATCCGGATTTCCGCGATGAGCTGCGCCATGCAGCCAAGCAGATCAAAATTATCTAA
- a CDS encoding N-acyl-D-amino-acid deacylase family protein has protein sequence MFDTIIKNGLVIDGTGAPACRADIGIKKGMIIDIAPSLDAAADEIIDAAGSAVTPGFIDIHTHSDFSLYLDPLAESKVFQGVTTEVTGNCGGSPAPVLADRRDDCMEYMASLGPVCVRTIPSSIWNWTTLDAFCDDLHAKGVAVNTVPLVGHSTLRSNVMGYDNRVPAPDEMKKMTRLLEIELEKGAFGLSTGLIYHPGAFATVDELSALAAVVADADGMYSTHMRSEGRFLWPAVEEALAVAARSGVSLEISHLKCESPERWGSAGRLLQQIDEARQTGLRIDFDQYPYTAYNSGMLELFPTWAKENGTRKMIAVLNDPEQRKAVVADMTTACADWENPMDGLGWDQILLTGYVTAQNRSLNGLSVADMAEKRGQPPLDAALDVFVEEAGGLGMIVFSMHENDLITILKHPDGMIGSDGRAVSPSGPFSASPVHPRFYGTFPRVLGRYVREKQVLSLETAVRKMTGLPARKLGLKRRGLLRAGMAADIVIFDPQTITDNATFEAPHRLASGISHVLVNGQTVIDNGRHTGCLPGRRLRRGE, from the coding sequence ATGTTCGATACCATCATAAAAAACGGTCTGGTCATCGACGGAACCGGCGCGCCGGCCTGCAGGGCCGACATCGGTATAAAAAAAGGCATGATCATTGACATTGCCCCGAGCCTTGACGCAGCGGCCGATGAGATCATCGATGCCGCCGGCAGTGCGGTCACTCCCGGTTTCATCGATATACACACCCATTCGGATTTCAGCCTGTACCTGGATCCCCTGGCGGAAAGCAAGGTGTTTCAGGGGGTCACCACAGAGGTGACCGGCAACTGCGGCGGCTCCCCGGCACCGGTTTTGGCCGACCGGCGGGATGACTGCATGGAGTATATGGCCAGCCTGGGGCCGGTCTGTGTTCGCACGATCCCTTCATCGATCTGGAACTGGACCACCCTGGACGCCTTTTGTGACGACCTGCATGCAAAAGGTGTCGCCGTAAATACGGTCCCCCTGGTGGGACACAGTACCCTGCGCAGCAATGTCATGGGCTACGACAACCGGGTGCCTGCGCCCGATGAAATGAAGAAGATGACGCGCCTTCTGGAGATCGAACTGGAAAAGGGCGCTTTCGGCCTTTCCACAGGGCTGATCTACCACCCGGGCGCCTTTGCCACGGTCGATGAGTTGAGCGCACTGGCCGCGGTGGTGGCGGATGCCGACGGGATGTACAGCACCCACATGCGCAGCGAAGGCCGGTTCCTCTGGCCGGCGGTGGAAGAGGCCCTGGCGGTGGCCGCGCGTTCCGGTGTTTCCCTTGAGATATCACACCTGAAATGTGAATCTCCGGAGCGCTGGGGCAGTGCCGGGCGACTGCTGCAACAGATCGACGAGGCTCGCCAAACCGGCTTGCGCATCGATTTCGACCAGTACCCCTATACGGCCTACAATTCCGGCATGCTGGAACTTTTCCCCACCTGGGCCAAGGAAAACGGCACCCGAAAAATGATTGCCGTGCTCAACGATCCCGAACAGCGCAAGGCCGTGGTGGCCGACATGACCACCGCGTGTGCGGACTGGGAGAACCCCATGGACGGGCTTGGCTGGGATCAGATTCTGCTGACCGGGTACGTCACGGCGCAAAACCGGTCGTTGAACGGGTTGAGCGTTGCGGACATGGCTGAAAAGCGGGGACAGCCCCCCTTGGATGCGGCCCTGGATGTCTTTGTTGAAGAAGCGGGCGGCCTGGGCATGATCGTTTTCTCCATGCACGAAAATGACCTGATCACCATCCTCAAGCACCCGGACGGCATGATCGGTTCGGACGGGCGCGCGGTTTCGCCCTCCGGCCCCTTTTCCGCCAGTCCGGTCCATCCACGGTTTTACGGAACCTTTCCGCGGGTGCTGGGCCGCTATGTGCGCGAGAAACAGGTGCTTTCCCTTGAAACGGCGGTGCGCAAGATGACCGGGCTTCCCGCCCGCAAGCTGGGGCTGAAGCGCCGCGGTCTGCTGCGGGCCGGCATGGCGGCGGATATCGTCATTTTCGATCCGCAAACGATCACCGACAACGCCACTTTCGAAGCACCCCACCGGCTGGCTTCGGGAATCAGCCATGTGCTGGTCAATGGGCAGACCGTTATCGACAATGGCCGTCACACCGGCTGCCTTCCCGGACGGCGGCTGCGCCGGGGGGAATAG
- a CDS encoding chromate resistance protein ChrB domain-containing protein — protein sequence MTEGIPFDTPDAKFRRYHNVSTYEMFRRHYQVEDPRCRYISKIVHDIEINTWERKVMQESRPTIDAIQQIIIESSTSDEIIKKGLRFFDRLYSR from the coding sequence ATCACGGAAGGGATCCCCTTCGACACGCCGGATGCGAAATTTCGCCGTTATCATAACGTTTCCACCTATGAAATGTTCAGACGACACTACCAGGTAGAGGATCCGAGGTGCCGGTATATTTCCAAAATCGTCCACGACATCGAGATCAACACCTGGGAGAGAAAGGTCATGCAGGAATCCCGTCCGACGATCGATGCCATTCAGCAGATCATCATCGAATCTTCCACCTCAGATGAAATCATTAAAAAAGGACTCCGTTTTTTTGATCGACTTTATAGCAGATAA
- a CDS encoding MFS transporter → MDVKATVDVPDRTAVPFAEDETQTKETPQGDREYRESGYRWIVIGLLSFSYLMVYVHRMCPAVLAQDLIKSFNATGAMAGLMASAYFYPYALMQVPSGVLADKLGPRLLVTICMIVASVGSVLFALADTVTTAFMARVLVGLGLSAVLVPSYKALTAWFSGRHYVMATSIVISVAGLGGVVAGSPLGWLSEQIGWRGSFHVIAGMTLVTALLVWFLVRNKPQDFGLPAVEKPAPSSGPAKSMPLGRSFGTILGSLDFWLMAIWFFFNGAVLFSFAGLWSGPYFMQVYGMSKTAAGNFINIFSFGWIFGPLAFGWLATRFPSNSRILGGSMFGMALLSIWIYLRNGTMSVIELYTFNSLFGLLGAGPAGVCFAAVKERFPIEISGTATGLLYVFPMAGSALYQPLAGAILDRSGHLKSGLGAGDFSALFIVYIVSCAVAGLAGLMLRRKKATENDLMVGVPATE, encoded by the coding sequence ATGGATGTAAAGGCAACAGTAGATGTACCGGACAGGACGGCAGTGCCGTTTGCAGAGGACGAAACGCAAACCAAAGAGACCCCTCAGGGAGATAGGGAATATCGTGAATCCGGATACCGATGGATCGTCATCGGGCTGCTCTCGTTCTCTTATTTGATGGTCTATGTGCACCGCATGTGCCCGGCCGTGCTGGCCCAGGACCTGATCAAAAGCTTCAACGCCACCGGCGCCATGGCCGGGCTCATGGCATCGGCCTACTTCTACCCCTACGCCCTCATGCAGGTTCCCTCGGGGGTGCTGGCCGACAAGCTCGGTCCCCGCCTGCTGGTGACCATCTGCATGATCGTGGCCAGCGTGGGATCGGTGCTGTTTGCCCTGGCCGATACGGTGACCACCGCCTTCATGGCGCGGGTGCTGGTGGGACTCGGGCTCTCGGCCGTGCTGGTTCCCAGCTACAAAGCCCTGACGGCCTGGTTCTCGGGCAGACACTATGTCATGGCCACGTCCATTGTCATCTCCGTGGCCGGGTTGGGCGGTGTGGTCGCCGGTTCACCCCTGGGATGGCTGAGTGAACAGATCGGCTGGCGTGGCAGCTTTCATGTCATCGCCGGAATGACCCTGGTCACCGCCCTCCTGGTCTGGTTTCTGGTGCGCAACAAACCCCAGGATTTCGGCCTGCCGGCGGTGGAAAAGCCCGCCCCATCCAGCGGCCCGGCCAAAAGCATGCCCCTGGGCCGGTCCTTCGGCACCATTTTGGGGAGCCTTGATTTCTGGCTCATGGCCATCTGGTTCTTCTTCAACGGCGCCGTCCTGTTCAGCTTTGCCGGCCTCTGGTCCGGGCCTTATTTCATGCAGGTTTACGGCATGAGCAAAACTGCCGCCGGCAATTTCATCAACATCTTTTCCTTCGGCTGGATTTTCGGTCCGCTGGCTTTCGGCTGGCTGGCCACCCGCTTTCCGTCCAACAGCCGCATTCTGGGCGGCAGCATGTTTGGCATGGCCCTGCTCTCCATCTGGATCTACCTGCGCAATGGAACCATGTCCGTCATTGAACTTTACACCTTCAATTCCCTTTTCGGGCTTCTGGGCGCCGGTCCGGCCGGCGTGTGCTTTGCCGCGGTCAAGGAGCGTTTTCCGATCGAAATCAGCGGTACCGCCACCGGGCTGCTTTACGTCTTCCCCATGGCCGGCAGCGCCCTGTACCAGCCGCTGGCCGGCGCCATCCTGGACCGTTCCGGGCACCTGAAAAGCGGCCTCGGGGCTGGGGATTTCTCGGCCTTGTTCATCGTTTATATCGTCTCCTGCGCCGTGGCCGGTTTGGCCGGATTGATGTTGCGCAGAAAAAAGGCGACGGAAAACGACCTGATGGTCGGCGTTCCGGCAACTGAATAA
- a CDS encoding DUF1611 domain-containing protein, translating into MMGTAIILTHGSLAQIDAKTAHGLIRGTERFNIIGVIDGNAAGRDAGEVLDGKPRNIPVYDTIENFMRATGIKPDYCIIGVALSGGRLNDAWQALLMDAIQRGISVVNGMHMLLGDIPAFRAAAEKYQVEIVDIRRLTPFDQRHYWSGRIFEMTVPRLAVLGVDCAVGKRTTCRLLLEACRQSDIHAEMIYTGQTGWLQGSPYGFILDATLNDFVSGELEAAVVRCEIEAAPDLILIEGQSSLQNPIGPCGSEMIKSANVKGVILQYTPFRKYFDGVEELGCRLPTVDDEIRMIEMYGSRVVAITLNGEGGTATDLATFAGELEARIGLPVVMPLEEGLDRILIAVRRFMVAHTGYPDTTILNAAC; encoded by the coding sequence ATGATGGGAACGGCCATTATCCTGACCCATGGGAGCCTCGCCCAAATTGACGCCAAAACCGCCCACGGGTTGATTCGCGGTACCGAGCGATTCAACATCATCGGGGTCATTGATGGCAACGCGGCCGGCCGGGATGCCGGAGAAGTGCTCGACGGCAAGCCCCGCAACATCCCGGTGTACGATACCATTGAAAACTTTATGCGGGCCACCGGCATCAAACCGGATTATTGCATCATCGGCGTAGCCCTGAGTGGCGGCCGTTTGAACGACGCCTGGCAGGCCCTGCTCATGGACGCCATCCAGCGGGGCATATCCGTGGTCAACGGCATGCACATGCTGCTCGGCGATATTCCGGCCTTTCGGGCGGCAGCCGAAAAATATCAGGTCGAAATCGTAGACATACGGCGGCTTACCCCTTTCGATCAGCGCCATTACTGGTCGGGCCGCATTTTTGAGATGACGGTGCCGCGCCTGGCGGTGCTGGGTGTCGACTGCGCTGTTGGCAAGCGGACCACCTGCCGGCTGCTGCTGGAGGCCTGCCGGCAGAGCGACATCCATGCGGAGATGATCTATACCGGCCAGACCGGCTGGCTCCAGGGCAGTCCCTATGGATTCATCCTGGACGCCACCTTGAACGATTTTGTCAGCGGAGAACTGGAAGCGGCGGTGGTCCGATGTGAAATCGAGGCAGCACCCGATCTGATTCTGATCGAAGGCCAGTCCAGCCTGCAGAACCCCATCGGGCCATGCGGTTCGGAAATGATCAAATCGGCCAATGTCAAAGGGGTCATTCTCCAATACACGCCTTTCAGGAAATACTTTGACGGGGTGGAAGAACTTGGCTGCCGCCTGCCGACCGTCGATGATGAAATCCGCATGATCGAGATGTATGGCTCCCGGGTGGTGGCGATTACCCTGAACGGAGAGGGGGGCACGGCGACGGACTTGGCGACCTTCGCGGGAGAATTGGAGGCACGCATCGGATTGCCGGTGGTCATGCCGCTGGAAGAGGGGTTGGACCGGATCCTGATCGCGGTTCGCCGGTTTATGGTGGCGCACACCGGGTATCCCGACACAACCATACTGAATGCGGCTTGCTGA
- a CDS encoding Lrp/AsnC family transcriptional regulator yields the protein MKDNDIDIIDKQLIKLLSQDGRMPAKELAQKLDVSAPTINSRMKALVKRGILKVAGLVDTFRTKNILVAIIAIRVDDVSKMAKIIDQLMEFKQVHWAVAVTGRYDIFAEVIVTEGIEWMFKFYADEMSKLDGVSHSESFMVTNTRRKWTLLPPDIQGWV from the coding sequence GTGAAAGACAACGATATCGATATCATCGATAAACAGCTCATCAAGTTACTTTCCCAGGACGGCCGCATGCCGGCCAAGGAACTGGCCCAGAAGCTGGATGTTTCCGCACCGACAATCAACTCCCGAATGAAAGCGTTGGTCAAACGGGGGATTCTCAAAGTTGCCGGTCTGGTAGATACGTTCAGGACCAAGAACATACTGGTGGCCATCATTGCCATTCGTGTCGATGACGTTTCCAAAATGGCAAAAATTATCGACCAATTGATGGAGTTCAAACAGGTCCATTGGGCGGTGGCGGTAACCGGACGCTACGACATCTTTGCCGAGGTCATCGTAACCGAAGGCATCGAGTGGATGTTTAAATTCTATGCGGATGAGATGAGTAAACTGGACGGGGTCAGCCATTCCGAATCGTTCATGGTAACCAACACTCGCCGTAAATGGACCCTGCTGCCGCCCGATATCCAGGGGTGGGTTTAG
- a CDS encoding acetyl-CoA hydrolase/transferase family protein produces the protein MLSVNEMYRQKKVSVEDAAKIVKSGDVIWAPPASNEPVVFWNALAERKEELEGVVVRQFLSRRNHTHMDPSFAPHIFIECFFVTDSVRELVKQGYATYVPSNFGDIPEKIRQSDRVDLLVMTVSPMDEHGNLTFGLGCDYTPAAIEKARQIIVEVNPNMPRTNGYNNIHISQVDLLVECDEPMVELPMPTITKMDETIGAYIADLIEDGSTLQVGIGGIPAAVCKFLEHKKDLGIHTELVSDYVIGLLESGAVNGSKKTIHKGKIVATIVEGTRNFFDYIDNNPVIELHPVDYTNDPHVIAKNHKMVSINGTIEVDLFGQCASESIGTVIWGGSGGQADFATGVTMCPEGKGFIVQRSTAKGGTISKIVPVLTPGASVTTHKNYADYNGFWGV, from the coding sequence ATGTTAAGCGTAAATGAGATGTATCGGCAGAAGAAGGTTAGCGTGGAAGACGCGGCAAAAATCGTCAAATCGGGAGATGTCATCTGGGCGCCACCGGCTTCCAATGAGCCTGTCGTTTTCTGGAACGCATTGGCCGAACGGAAGGAGGAGTTGGAAGGGGTTGTTGTCCGGCAGTTTTTATCCCGTCGCAACCACACGCACATGGATCCTTCCTTTGCTCCGCATATTTTCATTGAATGTTTCTTCGTCACCGATTCGGTGCGCGAACTGGTCAAGCAGGGCTATGCGACCTATGTGCCTTCAAACTTCGGTGACATCCCCGAAAAAATCAGGCAGAGCGATCGTGTCGATTTGCTGGTGATGACGGTTTCTCCCATGGACGAGCATGGCAATCTCACTTTTGGCCTGGGGTGTGACTATACGCCTGCCGCCATTGAAAAGGCGCGCCAGATCATTGTCGAAGTCAACCCGAACATGCCCAGAACCAACGGATACAACAATATTCATATCTCCCAGGTCGACCTGCTCGTCGAATGTGACGAACCGATGGTCGAGTTGCCCATGCCAACAATTACCAAGATGGATGAAACCATCGGTGCCTACATTGCCGACCTCATCGAAGATGGCTCCACGCTTCAAGTCGGTATCGGCGGAATTCCGGCTGCGGTATGCAAGTTTCTGGAGCACAAGAAGGATCTCGGCATTCACACGGAGCTGGTCAGTGATTATGTGATCGGCCTTTTGGAGAGCGGGGCGGTCAACGGAAGCAAAAAGACCATTCACAAAGGCAAGATCGTGGCCACCATTGTCGAGGGAACAAGGAATTTCTTTGATTATATTGACAACAATCCGGTCATTGAACTTCACCCGGTGGACTATACCAACGACCCGCACGTTATCGCCAAGAACCATAAGATGGTCAGCATAAACGGTACCATCGAGGTGGACCTGTTCGGTCAATGTGCTTCGGAGAGTATCGGCACGGTGATCTGGGGCGGTAGCGGCGGCCAGGCCGATTTCGCCACCGGCGTCACCATGTGCCCCGAGGGTAAGGGCTTTATTGTTCAGCGGTCAACGGCCAAGGGAGGAACGATTTCCAAGATTGTTCCTGTACTGACGCCCGGGGCCAGTGTGACCACACATAAAAATTATGCTGATTATAACGGATTTTGGGGAGTTTGA
- a CDS encoding transposase, with amino-acid sequence MKIPCAKPLAFLVTGLSFLKPGLTNIQFDNMILVATALVLGSGFNLSRISRMWLEEKAVSTLSYFLSDAKFYIPELQLLYAKRIQQMYTLQPGYFLIDDTMKHHTKFCKWIHGVFVLFDHAFGTNMKATCLVFVYYSDGNLIKFPINFRMFHKETGTMPWQRGKAHPYKTKYALAVEILEWALEVGFPPSMVLADSWFCTGPFIKELKRLELSYIIELKPNYTVRVPCQPPKLTPKGRLSKNQYYTRSLPEVYKSISYVEKYGFTADPATGKAQKVLYHTKTKTLRLNSITGKHCVVESVDPTTQTTKYLLTDQLTWEAGKILITYSHRWVIEEFFRNAKQLTDMEGATIRSEQGVSITICLVSWIDSLLHFENYKQSTAGKLSKGSLTIPSIIRQSQYENFKAVFERLKADEDFYRKWLEVEEKNIFRFRKPRKEVELLERNQNLNPQEAA; translated from the coding sequence ATGAAGATTCCGTGCGCTAAGCCGCTCGCATTCCTTGTCACCGGGCTGTCCTTTTTGAAACCAGGGCTAACCAACATTCAATTTGATAACATGATACTGGTCGCAACGGCCTTGGTATTGGGTTCTGGATTCAACCTGAGCCGCATTAGTCGAATGTGGTTGGAAGAAAAGGCGGTTAGCACGCTTTCTTATTTTTTATCCGATGCAAAATTTTACATCCCCGAGTTGCAATTGCTTTATGCCAAACGCATCCAGCAAATGTACACCCTTCAACCAGGTTATTTTCTGATCGACGACACAATGAAACACCATACCAAATTCTGCAAATGGATTCACGGTGTGTTTGTTTTATTCGATCATGCCTTTGGAACGAACATGAAGGCAACCTGCCTTGTTTTTGTGTATTACAGTGATGGAAACCTTATCAAATTTCCAATCAATTTCAGAATGTTTCACAAAGAAACGGGGACGATGCCTTGGCAAAGAGGGAAAGCCCATCCATACAAAACCAAGTATGCGCTTGCCGTCGAGATACTGGAGTGGGCATTGGAAGTCGGTTTCCCCCCTTCCATGGTGTTAGCGGATTCCTGGTTTTGCACAGGGCCGTTTATCAAAGAACTTAAACGCCTTGAGCTCAGTTATATTATCGAACTCAAACCCAATTACACGGTCAGGGTCCCATGCCAGCCCCCTAAGCTCACCCCCAAAGGGCGATTGTCAAAAAATCAATATTACACGCGGTCCCTGCCCGAGGTTTATAAATCCATTTCTTACGTTGAAAAATACGGCTTTACAGCAGACCCGGCAACTGGTAAAGCTCAAAAAGTTCTTTATCACACGAAGACTAAGACGCTTCGTTTAAATTCTATAACTGGCAAGCATTGTGTTGTTGAAAGTGTTGATCCCACCACTCAAACCACGAAATATTTACTTACCGATCAACTCACTTGGGAAGCCGGTAAAATTCTCATCACTTACAGCCATAGATGGGTAATTGAAGAGTTTTTCAGGAATGCGAAGCAGCTAACCGATATGGAGGGAGCCACTATCAGGAGTGAGCAAGGCGTATCAATAACGATATGCCTGGTGTCCTGGATTGACTCCCTCCTCCATTTTGAAAACTACAAGCAAAGCACTGCTGGAAAACTGTCAAAGGGATCATTAACGATCCCCTCAATTATACGTCAATCCCAATACGAAAATTTCAAGGCAGTATTTGAGAGACTGAAGGCGGACGAAGATTTTTATCGCAAGTGGTTAGAAGTGGAAGAGAAAAATATCTTCAGGTTCCGCAAACCGAGAAAAGAAGTGGAGTTGCTCGAACGGAACCAGAATCTCAATCCCCAAGAGGCTGCATAG
- a CDS encoding creatininase family protein yields the protein MIVELETITWTELDKINRSQALVMIPLSPIEEHGPHLPLGTDIIAAADIAAQAAARLNDEDPQRPVVLSPALPLGCAAVTADFPGTLSLRGSTLRAVVCDICRAWVGHGFKNLLICNHHLDPVHMKAILSAIRAVEDESEIRIAETMSRTVYAGAENEAITRGRAMGLDMRYEIHADAKETAYIQYRRPELFRAEAAADLDPVRIDVKKGMRDGYTTFKQMGAALGYLGTPRAGDAEYGQLYLDVAVRQTVELAMKLVNGEALPPIHPKIEAFLDKQVKLE from the coding sequence ATGATCGTCGAATTGGAAACGATAACCTGGACGGAACTGGACAAGATAAACCGTTCGCAAGCACTGGTCATGATTCCCTTGAGTCCCATCGAGGAGCATGGACCGCACCTGCCGTTGGGCACGGACATCATTGCCGCAGCCGACATTGCCGCCCAGGCAGCCGCCCGGCTGAATGACGAGGATCCGCAGCGTCCGGTGGTGCTGTCGCCGGCCCTGCCGTTGGGGTGTGCGGCCGTCACGGCGGATTTTCCCGGTACCCTTTCCCTGAGGGGGTCGACCCTGAGAGCCGTGGTCTGTGATATCTGCCGGGCCTGGGTGGGGCATGGGTTCAAAAACCTGTTGATCTGCAACCATCACCTGGATCCGGTGCACATGAAGGCAATTTTGTCGGCCATTCGAGCCGTGGAAGATGAATCAGAGATTCGCATTGCCGAGACCATGAGCCGCACGGTGTATGCCGGTGCCGAGAATGAGGCCATTACCCGCGGCCGGGCCATGGGCCTGGACATGCGCTACGAGATCCATGCCGATGCCAAGGAAACCGCTTACATCCAGTATCGGCGACCGGAGCTGTTCCGGGCGGAGGCGGCGGCCGATCTCGACCCGGTCCGGATCGATGTGAAAAAAGGCATGCGTGACGGCTACACCACTTTCAAACAGATGGGCGCCGCCTTGGGCTATCTCGGCACTCCCCGGGCGGGCGATGCCGAGTATGGACAACTCTACCTGGACGTGGCCGTGCGTCAGACCGTGGAACTGGCCATGAAACTCGTCAACGGAGAAGCGCTGCCGCCGATCCATCCAAAAATCGAGGCGTTTCTGGACAAGCAGGTCAAGCTGGAATGA
- a CDS encoding type II toxin-antitoxin system death-on-curing family toxin — translation MSPTFLSLTEVLEIHRDQISRYGGASGIRDMQRLHSAIAMPAATYGGEFLHTDIHEMAAAYLFHLVMNHPFVDGNKRVGAVAALIFLALNDYDFDAPEDNFADMVMAVARGELGKADVAVFIRRWSKEIN, via the coding sequence ATGTCACCTACGTTTCTCAGCCTGACAGAGGTATTGGAAATTCATCGAGACCAGATATCCCGTTATGGCGGAGCATCGGGTATCCGTGATATGCAGCGGCTCCATTCCGCCATTGCCATGCCGGCCGCAACATACGGTGGTGAATTTCTTCACACGGATATCCATGAAATGGCGGCGGCGTATCTCTTTCACCTGGTCATGAACCATCCTTTTGTGGATGGCAACAAGCGGGTGGGGGCCGTGGCAGCCCTCATCTTTCTCGCCTTGAACGATTATGATTTCGACGCTCCCGAAGATAATTTCGCTGACATGGTAATGGCTGTGGCGCGCGGAGAACTTGGAAAGGCCGATGTGGCTGTATTCATCCGTCGCTGGTCTAAAGAAATAAATTAG
- a CDS encoding mandelate racemase/muconate lactonizing enzyme family protein: MKMKIVNVQSWKADLKLTRPYTIAYQRVDAVENLFVRIEAENGHVGIGAASPSEDVTGESTQACEMGLADQVAPILMGADLRCCRSLLRQLDVALAKTPAARAAVDIALHDLVAGSLGLPLVDLLGRVHDAMPTSITIGILPLDEMLAEAAEYIGRGFRCLKVKTGINVEEDIERLIKVREQVGAAVTIRVDANQGYSPEEYGRFIRETTKADLEFVEQPLPRSDLDAMRVLPEAVRKFSAADESLIGPDDALTCLIPPHPFGIFNIKLMKCGGIAPGMEIAAMAARAGIDLMWGCMDESIVSIAAALHVALASPATRYLDLDGSLDLAVDLVKGGFILENGTLRTTADPGLGVTCI; encoded by the coding sequence ATGAAGATGAAAATTGTCAATGTTCAATCCTGGAAAGCGGACCTGAAACTCACGCGCCCTTACACCATTGCATACCAGCGGGTCGACGCGGTCGAGAACCTGTTCGTACGCATCGAAGCGGAGAACGGGCATGTCGGTATCGGTGCCGCATCCCCTTCCGAAGATGTGACCGGGGAGAGTACTCAGGCCTGTGAAATGGGGCTGGCCGACCAGGTGGCGCCGATTCTGATGGGGGCCGACCTGCGCTGCTGCCGCTCCCTGTTGCGCCAATTGGATGTTGCCCTGGCGAAAACCCCGGCCGCCCGCGCTGCCGTGGATATCGCCCTGCACGATCTGGTTGCCGGCAGTCTCGGTCTTCCCCTGGTGGACTTGCTTGGCCGCGTTCATGATGCCATGCCCACCTCCATCACCATCGGTATCCTGCCGCTGGACGAGATGCTTGCCGAGGCGGCCGAGTATATCGGCCGCGGTTTCCGCTGCCTGAAAGTGAAAACAGGCATCAACGTGGAGGAGGATATCGAACGGCTGATCAAGGTCCGCGAGCAGGTGGGGGCTGCGGTGACGATCCGCGTGGACGCCAACCAAGGATACTCCCCTGAGGAATATGGGCGCTTCATCCGTGAAACGACCAAGGCCGATCTTGAATTTGTCGAGCAACCCCTGCCCCGCTCGGATCTGGACGCGATGCGGGTGCTTCCCGAAGCGGTGAGAAAATTCTCCGCTGCCGATGAAAGCCTGATCGGTCCGGATGATGCGCTGACTTGCCTTATCCCTCCCCACCCTTTTGGAATCTTCAACATCAAGCTGATGAAGTGCGGAGGGATTGCTCCGGGGATGGAGATTGCTGCCATGGCCGCTCGGGCCGGCATCGATCTGATGTGGGGCTGCATGGACGAAAGCATCGTCAGCATTGCCGCTGCCCTGCATGTGGCGTTGGCCTCACCGGCCACCCGCTACCTGGACCTGGACGGCAGCCTTGACCTGGCCGTCGATCTCGTGAAAGGCGGCTTCATCCTGGAAAACGGTACCCTGCGGACCACCGCCGACCCCGGGCTGGGGGTGACCTGCATATAG